tacccactctttgagctTCCCTATATTCTGCCTGcagtaaaattgcaaaaatgataaatgtgtgtataagctattgctagtagctttatttgTTATGTtgtttgacacctccaccgaggcatcagcacccgctgtgctttcattattactgtacacctCAGATACTCCAAATGGTTCCGAACAACTTCCTTCCACTACTTCAAAGGATGATCCTAACCTAACCTCATCAAGtgagtaataatattatgaagTATCAATCAGTGGTACATTTAAATGAAGAGAAGTGGGCGTGCTGCTCAGACTCAGTCAAAATCATACTGTAGCTATTTTTTAGAGCTGCCGTTCATGTGTAAATTGATACAGCCTCACACTTTTAAACGTTCCCTAgtatacatagtgagttgcatgctctcttctctttatacacacacgctTTGTGTAATGCTGAAAACACGtaaacactataataatactcatgACCCTGTGATTGAAAGggtttactgcatgtacgcCCATATATGGAGTTAGGGTTTAcgaatacattattttattgtgctTATTCTTCATGCCTCGATGCTTACTATGGCTCTTAACCACTTTTTGTTAATTAGATTTTAACTAGTGCAAATATTCGAGTTTATGGCTAGTTTTTTTGCCTCCTTGGAGTAGAATCTTTAGTCTCAGTTTAGACGCAATAGTGTCCCTGCAATAGAGCGAAGATATTTTTAGTAGCCAGGGTGATAAAAGAGCTGCCACCAGCAACAATTGCATCAAATGTACTGTCTACCACGTCTGTCTACcacgtgttgttgtttttaacTTTGAACTTTTAGAATCCTTTTAGCAAGTCAATCATTTCCTACCCCGAGGCCATAGCAATTTATTTGATACGGCCTCTTGTTTAGATGTTGCCCAGTACATATAGCCcacttctctttatacgctataattatatagctagctagcttgagacAGAGGTTAGgtttgttacagctgctcttcACAGCTCTCTTAATAGAGCCTACGTTAGTGTTATATGGGCGTGGTCCGTCCATCGATGGaggctagtgtcagcttttCAGTCCATTATACTAATACCATACCCTCTTCCTTGGAGGTGAAGTGGACGTGGGGACGAGGATAgctaaagcaccacccacctccctattgattgcattgcatgaattTACTTTTACCTGTTTTGTGAGTTAGTGCTGCCTCCGTTGTGAATAGCAGTGCTGTCGGGTagtaagtagtggtattttagCGTAACTttaaagcaccacccacctccctaTTGATGGCATTGCTCTCACATTTGACTTATTTGTGGTATTTTGTGGTATGAATTCCTGAGGGTTAGTGCTGCCTCTgttgtgaatttgttgcttCGTGGCAGCCTGTTATGCCGCATAGATGCTCAAATGTCATTGGTTGCTACTAGGAacccagtataattatgacgcaTGCAAGACTATTACGCACTATCAGCATTAAGTTGATTATAAGGTGATGCCCTTGTgatgtactgctaatacaactcttgctctcgtgctctagttgtattagcagtacatccctcgtgcatgAGTAATAACATACAGTAGCCGTCAGAATAAAGTTCCTGTACCATTTGCATGGCACGTCACGTTGTCGTTTTTACGCAAACAGAAAATGTCTTGTCAACTGGAATTGAACGCACATGTTTTATTCGTATACGCACCGTGATTACGATTGTTGTACAATTTTAAAACGGGTGAAAGTGTTGATGAGTCAGCAACAATTAACTGGACACAAAGAATCTGAGAATGAAGCAACTTGGCAGCTAACCTTGTCATTGTAGTATCATATGCAGATAGTTTATTACTATCATGGAATGCTCACTTCGTTATTCTTAATTTCATTTTAATATCATGTCATTGTCAGGCTAAATCAAGAAATTGAGTATTACAGCACATGATCACTTTATTGACTGTGAACCATTTCATTCATCACTTGATATCATCATGTATTATAACAAGTGAaatggaaataattataattattattgaaaagTATCCAGTGCATGTGCGATCTCTTCCTCTCTCCTATTGTGATGGTGGCAGTCTCCCAGTATCActtgagcatctcctccacccctcacctatagtacctgcttgcagtcatgctctcctctgggtctcccagtatcacttcagcatctcctccacccctcacctagtacctgcTTGCAGTCATGCTCTCCTCTGGGTCTCCTAGTATCACTTGAGTATCTCCTCCATCcctcacctagtacctgcTTGCATTCCTCTGAGTATATCCCAGTATCActtgagcatctcctccaTCCCTGCCCTATACTGCCTTTCATTAGGTAGCAGCCCTACTGCCTTTCATTAGGCAGTAGCAAACGTTTTTTTTCAAAgctatgtaccgtatagcaggtattatttcgaggatataaattttcgcgggtggACCTCTACGAAGGATTTCGCgcattttattttcgtggtctgagttccagccttctGGCGcttgcgcacatcaacatgcagctgtacctccacaccctTAGCggtaatacagtagactctcgttaatccggtcacccttgggactatgcagcttggccggaatagcgaggtggctgcagctcaggaaatagccgcggctcaaaaacgaccttacctcgaatctaatgactacttttgcggttcttgtctcaaggataatgtaggataatgaatcattctgttctctatttaagtgtaatccaattttatttatttgctaaaccacacccaaaacgtcatatccggccgtaatacacatataaaattacattgaaaacctagtttgggacagccagcactggccggtaaacggaatagcgagtggccatACTTCatggtgagttttgtgcagtaaacatatagctagcattccgtgccaagccaaatggccggtatattgaggtggccgtacttcagagagccggaatagcgagagtctactgtagcctCATATGCctgtataaaataatagaaTCGGTGAGGCACTATGTCTCCCACCTCTAGCAGAACGTTTGCTGTGCAGGCCATGATCAGGggataccatgcatgcatgcaccagtaCAAAACAATCAGGCCTATACCGGCGTCCTTGTCTCTtgattccttttttctttcctcttactgtcgataggtgtggtcaataatactgaacacgcctactaatagtactattcataaattttcaTGGGTATAAAATTTCCCGGTACAGGCGaaaactgcgaacatttataccctcgaaatatacccgctatacagtagcccatggtatttttctgaaagagaaattatggcccgttttaaatttgagatttgagcaagcgatctgaaagagctccttctataAGCCTCTCaaaaaaatcagaaaatcattgaatttgtttgtgttgtataattatgttgttctTCCTGATACACATTAAGTGTTGTTTTTCCAAACAGCGGCAGAAGTTCTTTTTGCGTTTCCGAAAACTCAAGATGGTGAGCTGTCTTTGATGGTAGGGGATATCATTCAAGATGTTGTGACAGTGAGTTATGTGTGTTGCTTCACTATTTAGGGATCCAGGCTTTTTCTCTATTGTGACAGTGTTTAGTTTTGTATGTAGTGGTCAGGCTGGTATCTCCCTGTGTGGGGGTGTCTGTATTTGGAGCAATAACCTCCTCTGAAAGGGTGTTGGTTCTAGTTTCAGAGGGAGCTCTGTGCACCTAGACTTTCGTTTTTCTGTTTTCACCCATAAATTAACATTACAGGATCAATACAAGCCCACCCACTTACATACACAGGTTGATGAAGGCTGGTGTGAAGGAACTCTGAATGGAGAAAGAGGGCTCTTCCCTGTCAATTTTGTCAAAATGAGACCAGCACAACCACCATCACAGCCACCGGTTGTGCGAGGTACTTAACAGACTTTGTTAGTTAGTTAGAGCTACAAGGAAAATATCCTGATGTTTGTAAACTATGCTAACGTTACATGTGCGTGTCTGCGTGATTTCAGATGGTGGAGGAGCTATAAAGAGCCGACGTGCTAAGGTGGTATACAGCTTTGTTGCAGAAAGTCCTGACGAGCTTTCTCTTGAAGCTGGACAGGTAATTAAAAATGTACTGTTTTGTGCAGGGCTGTTGGTGTTTATTAACTGTGTAAACCAGTCTATTGTCATGCAGATTATTCTCTTATACACTAGAGTCATGTGCTTTCCTTTGTTATGTGCACTGTACCATCATAAATTGTTAGGCAGAGTAACTGCTCATCTTATTAGGAAGTCCAAGGTTTTACATTTATTATtaagtaaaaattaatgaattGTACATTTGATGATATAATGAGTATTCTGCTTTGTTGTGTAGATTGTGGAGGTGATAGCAGAAGAGGAGGAGGGATGGTTTAGAGGGAGGCTCAACAATAAGGAGGGGGTCTTCCCAAGTATCTTTATAGAATCCAGCCCAGTACCAGCCGAGCCTCTACCAGAACCAGGTCAGAACTTGACatcgcacgcacacgcacacacactgtactatGAGTGGTTTTCTGTATCATTTGTAGTGCCCAAGTCAATATCCTCCTGATATTATTGGATTACTTTATGTCATTCACCTTCATAATAATAGTGCGCACAGAGGAGCTTCCGATAGGTCGTAAGCTCTTCCCCGCAATAAATATATTTATTGCATAGCTGTATGACTGGTCGAGTATGCAAAGGGCTCAGCTGAGAGCACCAGAACTTTTCCGAGGGCACATATGCCAGTATGTATTTATTTTATGTTTCTTAATTATTGTCAGCTGTGTCAACTGTCAACATTGCTGGTTGTGTTTGCAGGCACTCCATTTACTGAGGAAGACTCTGATGCTCTAGAAAAGCTGCTCCTAGACAACAACATCTCTTTAACTGGTGACAGGACATATAAGACAGTAGTCCACCACCTCCGTGAGCTTGGGCACGCGGAACTCGCCGACAACCTGAGAGCAAACCTGGACAAAGGTGGGTAGTAGTTAGTAAGAGCTGTGGGTAGTAGTAGGTGCGTTGCTGTATTGACTCACCTGTGTTGAatattgcattgcatgaagCCACTCAAGATGAAAGGGAGGAACTtccaacagccataacttttgtgttgatcaaaattaattaataattagaGTTGAATAACACAAGGGCATACTGGACTTATAGCCGTGCTAGTCATTCTTTTGTGTTCCTTAGAAAACCACATGTAATGACATAACTAATTTGATACCACAAATaaccacaataataattatgttgcagtATCTGGATGCAGTAGTTAATAGGTTGCTGGGTGGTGTATTAGGTGAACACTGTCGaccatgtgtgtgcatgtacagtatcaGAGTACAACACGCATACCTCGATTTAGCTCTGCAAAACGTTGAGCATTATCTGCCAtcgctcaacgttattgcagaggctaattgctatttcgaattataattatgcttgatcgGAGTCCACTCTTGTATCttctctcaaatagtagcctcctcctttgctagcaaaatgacaTATTTAGTAGCCgttctcaaatagtagcctcagtgaactttacCTCTATTTCTGcatgcacgtggcagccataagtattaatactagcagctagctacatgtacctaggtagcagcttgtcacaaactttctcatggcagcaGCAGGGTTcgagtttatgcaggtgaaaataacttttgatgacatAATAAACGCCTATCTTGAAGAACGGCCTGTCTCGAATTGTAGCTCTACTAGCAAAataaacatttagtagccgcggccttagcctcgattcctggccgattaaaatacggcctggtacctattgcaggggtgatagcgcatgcgttagtttattctccagaatctggggaatcccctttttctttctctcatctattttctatctttgtacatcagcttagctctctattgcgttgttccagaaggctttcacactagtctgaagccagaagaggctagctctcatctacctctatgacggttgtatggtcaggatgtcttaccttggatctgtataggctatgggaagtgtatggtgcctcaaactgctacttgcgaagacaacccggctataggaccatcctagacgtagatgagagcctcttctgtcttaaaactagccttttagaccaacgcaatagacggcataagccacagctttacagaactcagtcatagagataaagtattacagaACATATttttagtaaacggactaatttcctgtgtaatttactaaggtttacgttcgtagtacgattacccatattctgggtaatttgaagcgcatgtgcactatcacccctgcaatataggtaccaggccgtattttaatcggccttgaatcgaggctaccgcggcctctgatcaaacATAATAGTTGATaccataattaaattatgatATCATTTTATAGGTATCACACGTTATGTGGAAATATCGTGTCTGCCAGAAGgcgtagcgcgaaattttcacctctaaaagcattttgttgtacaatgttcgtggaatgactgcttaccggaagccacacctttaaaATAATATTTACACGTTATAACAGATACAGTAGACACTCGTGACcttgcagcttggccggaatatcGAAGTGGCTGTATTCGGGAAATAGCCGCTGCTTAAAAATTACctttacctcgaatctaatgactaattttgcggttcttgtctcgaggataattaAGGATAATgatgttctctatttaagtgtaatttatttgctaaaccacacccaaaacgtcatatccggccatgatacacatataaaattacattgaaaacctagtttgggacagccagcactggctggtaaacggaatagcgagagtggctgtacttcagggtgagttttgtgcagaaaacatatagctagtattccgtgccaagccaaatggccggtatatcgaggtggccatacttcagagggtcggaatagcgagagtctactgtaattctaattaaagaacaattgtTGTGGACTTAATACACAATTATCATATACTGTGCTTGCATTGAGATGTTGCACGTTGGGATACAATTACtacaataatgaataatgatgcTTTTTATCGTTTTTAAATGAGCTTCCATGCATTGCTGTTCCATTTTTACGCCAGTGGTTTAACGACTGTTTTGAAACGCAACAGATAAATCATTCTGACGGCTATTATGTAGTTTAGAGATTTTTTTCGTAGAACCAAGAACCCAAGTCACACTGTTTAGTTTGTCTCTAAGGTGGCGCCTTTATTATTTACAGCATATTAATTTTCTGTTTAAATTGTGTCACCTATATAAATAGTAAATGCTGTTTCCCTGCAGTTATCAAATGGCAGCGACGATACCTCAATAGACTCATGACTCTAATGGTCGAAAAAGAAACAATCGATATATGCACTCTGAAACTGTGTCTCGTTGGTCCGCCTCACGTTGGGAAAACAACCACACTCAATCGTCTACTGCAAGTGTACGAAAACATTCAATCAGCTGGAGACAAGGCGAAATATGCAAGCACTCTACTAGCTAACTGCATCCAGGTTATGGCGTTGATTAATGAAGATGAGTGGATATCTTCCAAGGATGTCGATGAAGAAGCCAAGATGATATTTGGTTATCTATGTGGCAATTTAACTCTTGATGAATTAGATATACCCAAGGAGGAAACGACAAAAGCAGGAAGTGGTCAAAGATTGGTAGCACATTCTAGTGATGAACACACCGCCCCCATCATCAGCCGGAGTGAAGAAACAGAAGTCAACACACAAACCGTACAAGATGCCACACCTACTGACTCTGAGGATAAAGCTGCTGTAGCCCACCAAAACAAACTAGCACAAGTAATTCTTCGactacaaaaactgataaagAGCGGAAACTACTCCAAAGTGGCCAAATGTCTTGGGAACACCTTGCTAAACATCAACGATGTCGGAGGCCAACCAGAATTCCTAGAAATGCTACCAGCCCTGAGCAATGGTCCTGCCATGTATCTAGTGTTCTTGGATCTGAGCAAGGAACTTGACAAGCCCTACGATATTCCCTTCAATCGTGACAACACAGTCATCACTCCTTATAAATCAATGCACACAGTGAAAACCGCAGtctctcaaatcctctcaTCCATTGCTAGTGTGCGTCACATGTCGGAAATTTCAAAGCCTCTCTTAAAAAGTCCTCAGTTGAAAGAAAAATTTGAAGCGTTTCTCACTGTCCCTCCAGTGGCAGCCCTAATAGGCACCCACAAAGATAAGCTTGGTGGAGACTCAACAGATGGTCCAGAAAAAGAACGATTGACCAGAGACAAAATGATGGAGATAAACGCAGCATTGAAGCCCATCACCAAAACTTTCGAGAACATTTTAGTTTTTCCTAAGCAAGAAAATGAGGTTTCTGATGACACATCTGATAAAGATGCAAAGTGCTCTTCTGGCAGGATGTCCTTTTTTGCCCTCGATAACGATAAAGGCACAGAGAATGCTGAAATTTCTCCATTACGTGGCTTAATGAATAAACTATTTTACTCTCGCTTCGGCAAGACCTCTCTTCCAATACCCAAAAATTGGCTTGTACTAGGAATTATTCTCCGAAAGGAATATCAAATTGCCACAGTAGCAGATTGTATCGAAATAGGCAAAAGGTTGGAGATGGATGAAGAAGAAACCACAATCTGCCTCCTCTACCTTCATAGTATAGGATCGATCCTGTACTATACGGAGGTTCCCGATGATGATGATCCACGCTGGCTCCTCAAAGGTCACGTCATCTGCTTACCTCAAGTGATCTTCGATAGCATAAGCCAACTGATAATCGTTTCTATGCAGGTTGTTCATGATGGAGGCCTCGACACTGAATTTGTGAGAGCAGAATTGATCAGGAAAGGTCAGTTCTCACTAGAGGCCATCGAGAGACATTGCAAATTAGATGTTGAAGTTTCCAAAAAACTGAAAAACAATTTACTGATACCGTCTGGACCGCTTGTGAAACTTCTCAAGTACCTCAACCTTCTCTCTGAGATCACACACAAAGATGGTGAACGAATCACGTACCTCATGCCGGCTATCTTGAAGTGTGCTTCACAAAAGGAGCTGACCAACCCACCTCAACCAGACACCAACAACCCAGAACCACTCCACATCACATTCAGCTTTGGTTACGTACCAACAGGAGTCTTCTGTGGGCTCATCACTCGACTAGTTTCCCAAGGCCCTCATGGAATTCTCGGATTGAGGTGGGAATTGGTGGAAAATGGCGTCAAACGAAACTGCGTCTCCTTTTATGTTGACTACGTACATAAAGTGACACTGCTCTCTCACGACAGAAGCTACGAGATACGAGTTGAACGCAATGCAGAACAGATGGATTTCCCTCTTCACGATCTTTGCTCCCACGCTCTGTCAGCAATCCTGTATTCTCTCAAGATCCTGTTCCCAAAGTTGATCCTCAGTGTTGCATTTCAATGCTCCTGTCCCAAACACGCAGCAAGCAAGAGCCTCAACAACCTTTGCACCCTTGTTCAAGGCCGACAGATCCACTTCCTGTGTGGTAGAAGTCCCGTCACCCTCAGTGAAGCACAACAAGTGTGGTTGGGGAAGGTGAGTTATTCTCCTGTATGTTGGCTAGTGTctaagctaataattatgtcactgaGCCTCagaagatacatgtatatgctaaGACAAGACAGCATTTGGGGAAAAGAGACCGTTTAAATATAATGGCTGATaatttgtgtgtatgtgtacatgtacttactctCGTGTGCAAGTAAAATAGTAGCACTAAACTAGTACTGTGTATGCATTATCATGTGTGTTCTGTGGAGAAATTTGCTTAAATTAATTGTTGGTTCgcccatgcatacatacatgtacagcacgtGTGTCTAGGAAGCAGGACGGAACTAGAGGTGCTAAAGTTTGCTGAGGATGGTTTCTCCTTCCACTGGAGCAAAGAGGGCTCCAGACGTCAGATCAAGACAACTGATGATCAGCCCAACACTCTGAGCTTCCCGAGTGTGAGAGAAGAGGACTTTGGTCACTACCAGTGTGAGGTGAAGGATGCTGGGAAA
This is a stretch of genomic DNA from Halichondria panicea chromosome 1, odHalPani1.1, whole genome shotgun sequence. It encodes these proteins:
- the LOC135347838 gene encoding uncharacterized protein LOC135347838 isoform X1; translated protein: MAEQDSGAQKKLAKDLWQAVDNNDVTKVRSLLGQGADPNHQLYWSEWADTLPPLHRACYKGYLEIVKTLVTHGARTYKGGGSENMTPLHWACLGGHKEVVQYLIEEVGCSTDVRDNDNRTPLHYACFGGSKDLVQYLVEELKMDIDVRDKWGQTPLHMPCGMGHIQLVKYLVEELKWDVDVTDVIGKTPLDKAVWYGRTEVADYLKSVVSTPEPDTPNGSEQLPSTTSKDDPNLTSSTAEVLFAFPKTQDGELSLMVGDIIQDVVTVDEGWCEGTLNGERGLFPVNFVKMRPAQPPSQPPVVRDGGGAIKSRRAKVVYSFVAESPDELSLEAGQIVEVIAEEEEGWFRGRLNNKEGVFPSIFIESSPVPAEPLPEPGTPFTEEDSDALEKLLLDNNISLTGDRTYKTVVHHLRELGHAELADNLRANLDKVIKWQRRYLNRLMTLMVEKETIDICTLKLCLVGPPHVGKTTTLNRLLQVYENIQSAGDKAKYASTLLANCIQVMALINEDEWISSKDVDEEAKMIFGYLCGNLTLDELDIPKEETTKAGSGQRLVAHSSDEHTAPIISRSEETEVNTQTVQDATPTDSEDKAAVAHQNKLAQVILRLQKLIKSGNYSKVAKCLGNTLLNINDVGGQPEFLEMLPALSNGPAMYLVFLDLSKELDKPYDIPFNRDNTVITPYKSMHTVKTAVSQILSSIASVRHMSEISKPLLKSPQLKEKFEAFLTVPPVAALIGTHKDKLGGDSTDGPEKERLTRDKMMEINAALKPITKTFENILVFPKQENEVSDDTSDKDAKCSSGRMSFFALDNDKGTENAEISPLRGLMNKLFYSRFGKTSLPIPKNWLVLGIILRKEYQIATVADCIEIGKRLEMDEEETTICLLYLHSIGSILYYTEVPDDDDPRWLLKGHVICLPQVIFDSISQLIIVSMQVVHDGGLDTEFVRAELIRKGQFSLEAIERHCKLDVEVSKKLKNNLLIPSGPLVKLLKYLNLLSEITHKDGERITYLMPAILKCASQKELTNPPQPDTNNPEPLHITFSFGYVPTGVFCGLITRLVSQGPHGILGLRWELVENGVKRNCVSFYVDYVHKVTLLSHDRSYEIRVERNAEQMDFPLHDLCSHALSAILYSLKILFPKLILSVAFQCSCPKHAASKSLNNLCTLVQGRQIHFLCGRSPVTLSEAQQVWLGKHVCLGSRTELEVLKFAEDGFSFHWSKEGSRRQIKTTDDQPNTLSFPSVREEDFGHYQCEVKDAGKVLLTLYTALYKEDTSNAVTPLATPHTTTQSAHETTATAAQLSQECSDEALLQLSTEIAGYHKYKHRLGLSDAEIYAIDQSPSMIDNISGRFYTALKKWKSKSIVEMYPSKSSATYGRLVEIASEIEDGEAVRIIHKACVEHTNTGVA
- the LOC135347838 gene encoding uncharacterized protein LOC135347838 isoform X2, yielding MAEQDSGAQKKLAKDLWQAVDNNDVTKVRSLLGQGADPNHQLYWSEWADTLPPLHRACYKGYLEIVKTLVTHGARTYKGGGSENMTPLHWACLGGHKEVVQYLIEEVGCSTDVRDNDNRTPLHYACFGGSKDLVQYLVEELKMDIDVRDKWGQTPLHMPCGMGHIQLVKYLVEELKWDVDVTDVIGKTPLDKAVWYGRTEVADYLKSVVSTPEPAAEVLFAFPKTQDGELSLMVGDIIQDVVTVDEGWCEGTLNGERGLFPVNFVKMRPAQPPSQPPVVRDGGGAIKSRRAKVVYSFVAESPDELSLEAGQIVEVIAEEEEGWFRGRLNNKEGVFPSIFIESSPVPAEPLPEPGTPFTEEDSDALEKLLLDNNISLTGDRTYKTVVHHLRELGHAELADNLRANLDKVIKWQRRYLNRLMTLMVEKETIDICTLKLCLVGPPHVGKTTTLNRLLQVYENIQSAGDKAKYASTLLANCIQVMALINEDEWISSKDVDEEAKMIFGYLCGNLTLDELDIPKEETTKAGSGQRLVAHSSDEHTAPIISRSEETEVNTQTVQDATPTDSEDKAAVAHQNKLAQVILRLQKLIKSGNYSKVAKCLGNTLLNINDVGGQPEFLEMLPALSNGPAMYLVFLDLSKELDKPYDIPFNRDNTVITPYKSMHTVKTAVSQILSSIASVRHMSEISKPLLKSPQLKEKFEAFLTVPPVAALIGTHKDKLGGDSTDGPEKERLTRDKMMEINAALKPITKTFENILVFPKQENEVSDDTSDKDAKCSSGRMSFFALDNDKGTENAEISPLRGLMNKLFYSRFGKTSLPIPKNWLVLGIILRKEYQIATVADCIEIGKRLEMDEEETTICLLYLHSIGSILYYTEVPDDDDPRWLLKGHVICLPQVIFDSISQLIIVSMQVVHDGGLDTEFVRAELIRKGQFSLEAIERHCKLDVEVSKKLKNNLLIPSGPLVKLLKYLNLLSEITHKDGERITYLMPAILKCASQKELTNPPQPDTNNPEPLHITFSFGYVPTGVFCGLITRLVSQGPHGILGLRWELVENGVKRNCVSFYVDYVHKVTLLSHDRSYEIRVERNAEQMDFPLHDLCSHALSAILYSLKILFPKLILSVAFQCSCPKHAASKSLNNLCTLVQGRQIHFLCGRSPVTLSEAQQVWLGKHVCLGSRTELEVLKFAEDGFSFHWSKEGSRRQIKTTDDQPNTLSFPSVREEDFGHYQCEVKDAGKVLLTLYTALYKEDTSNAVTPLATPHTTTQSAHETTATAAQLSQECSDEALLQLSTEIAGYHKYKHRLGLSDAEIYAIDQSPSMIDNISGRFYTALKKWKSKSIVEMYPSKSSATYGRLVEIASEIEDGEAVRIIHKACVEHTNTGVA
- the LOC135347838 gene encoding uncharacterized protein LOC135347838 isoform X3 — its product is MVGDIIQDVVTVDEGWCEGTLNGERGLFPVNFVKMRPAQPPSQPPVVRDGGGAIKSRRAKVVYSFVAESPDELSLEAGQIVEVIAEEEEGWFRGRLNNKEGVFPSIFIESSPVPAEPLPEPGTPFTEEDSDALEKLLLDNNISLTGDRTYKTVVHHLRELGHAELADNLRANLDKVIKWQRRYLNRLMTLMVEKETIDICTLKLCLVGPPHVGKTTTLNRLLQVYENIQSAGDKAKYASTLLANCIQVMALINEDEWISSKDVDEEAKMIFGYLCGNLTLDELDIPKEETTKAGSGQRLVAHSSDEHTAPIISRSEETEVNTQTVQDATPTDSEDKAAVAHQNKLAQVILRLQKLIKSGNYSKVAKCLGNTLLNINDVGGQPEFLEMLPALSNGPAMYLVFLDLSKELDKPYDIPFNRDNTVITPYKSMHTVKTAVSQILSSIASVRHMSEISKPLLKSPQLKEKFEAFLTVPPVAALIGTHKDKLGGDSTDGPEKERLTRDKMMEINAALKPITKTFENILVFPKQENEVSDDTSDKDAKCSSGRMSFFALDNDKGTENAEISPLRGLMNKLFYSRFGKTSLPIPKNWLVLGIILRKEYQIATVADCIEIGKRLEMDEEETTICLLYLHSIGSILYYTEVPDDDDPRWLLKGHVICLPQVIFDSISQLIIVSMQVVHDGGLDTEFVRAELIRKGQFSLEAIERHCKLDVEVSKKLKNNLLIPSGPLVKLLKYLNLLSEITHKDGERITYLMPAILKCASQKELTNPPQPDTNNPEPLHITFSFGYVPTGVFCGLITRLVSQGPHGILGLRWELVENGVKRNCVSFYVDYVHKVTLLSHDRSYEIRVERNAEQMDFPLHDLCSHALSAILYSLKILFPKLILSVAFQCSCPKHAASKSLNNLCTLVQGRQIHFLCGRSPVTLSEAQQVWLGKHVCLGSRTELEVLKFAEDGFSFHWSKEGSRRQIKTTDDQPNTLSFPSVREEDFGHYQCEVKDAGKVLLTLYTALYKEDTSNAVTPLATPHTTTQSAHETTATAAQLSQECSDEALLQLSTEIAGYHKYKHRLGLSDAEIYAIDQSPSMIDNISGRFYTALKKWKSKSIVEMYPSKSSATYGRLVEIASEIEDGEAVRIIHKACVEHTNTGVA